The Stratiformator vulcanicus genome has a segment encoding these proteins:
- a CDS encoding beta strand repeat-containing protein → MLNASAVLPVLSDSGDGATTDGSVSVDDVGGMTVTAGSGMDDGFADSFEVSRAGDDLHVYLNGNQIFEGDADGITSIDVIGSGDADTLTVDLGDGPFDGEISFDGNEGQDILEVRASDVESVSHSLADDASVINVESADIDAAVTYDDVEAVIDSTDAKSQTIDGSRLSSLSVGTNGSGSTLVSTGDLQLELTRIADELAIDTTGGSPDGTDVTIDSLNSPGTDVSISGDANDAVEFRGSTTLESGDLYASSGDVLIDGGLISDGGTLDVAATGDMTILKNSQIESREGAIFLEAGSTLTIDGSVDASSTSGTGGEVHLLGSHVELKADASINADGLLGGGTILVGGDYQGANADVRNAETTLIEAGAELTADAILNGDGGKIVVWADGTTYYAGHISARGGSASGDGGFAEVSGKGRLGYFGTADLGAVNGQTGDLLLDPENITVGNFVGGLDPNLFFENPNGGTSTVDVGLINSAVANVTLQATNNIFFNQAINITAAGVGISAQAGNNIFVDASIVTNGGSVLLEADSAASPTGGDDGSGDLVVRDFIQSGAGNITLSGNTVRIDSGVGVFADTGDVTADGNTIILGGIGSSSGTTTFRDGVVSGDGIVIGDTVIAAGGTLTAGNSLGTLIVNGDLTFESDSTFLVEIDDQQAVGTTPGAGGTHDRVFVSVDVTIDPNVVFTVDFEPGGDAETNLNDAYHFLTANSITGEFANAPENGILTGDFFADGDVEAGERSAVASYTNGDFVVTINPPPPPIVVDALGDVSDGDFSAGNFTLREAIELAELDNNPVTIQFDPALVAAGDATIFINQFDTGLDPGEAGRTAFQITTDITIEGPSGENGIVIQRQDGAAFR, encoded by the coding sequence ATGCTCAATGCGTCGGCCGTCCTCCCCGTGCTCTCCGACTCCGGCGACGGTGCGACGACCGACGGGAGCGTCTCCGTCGACGACGTCGGCGGCATGACCGTGACCGCAGGCAGCGGTATGGATGACGGCTTCGCCGATTCGTTCGAAGTCTCGCGCGCGGGGGATGACCTGCACGTCTATCTGAACGGCAATCAGATTTTCGAAGGCGACGCCGACGGCATTACCTCAATCGACGTGATCGGCTCCGGCGATGCCGACACGTTGACGGTCGACCTCGGTGACGGGCCCTTCGACGGGGAGATCAGCTTCGACGGCAACGAAGGCCAGGACATACTGGAGGTGAGAGCTTCCGACGTCGAAAGCGTTTCTCACTCACTGGCGGACGACGCTTCGGTCATCAATGTCGAGTCAGCCGACATCGATGCGGCTGTGACTTACGACGACGTCGAGGCGGTGATCGACAGCACCGACGCGAAATCGCAGACGATCGACGGTTCACGGCTCAGCTCGCTCAGCGTCGGCACTAACGGGTCCGGCTCGACCCTCGTCTCGACCGGAGACCTGCAGCTCGAACTGACCCGCATCGCCGATGAACTCGCGATCGACACCACCGGCGGGAGTCCCGACGGGACCGATGTCACGATCGACAGCCTGAACAGCCCCGGCACCGATGTCTCAATCTCCGGTGACGCGAATGACGCGGTCGAATTTCGCGGGTCGACGACCCTCGAAAGTGGCGACCTATATGCGTCGAGCGGGGATGTCTTGATCGATGGAGGTCTGATCTCCGACGGCGGAACGCTCGACGTGGCCGCGACGGGCGACATGACCATCCTCAAGAACTCCCAGATCGAGAGCCGGGAAGGGGCGATCTTCCTCGAAGCCGGGTCAACCTTAACGATCGACGGCTCCGTCGATGCGTCGTCGACTAGCGGGACCGGCGGCGAGGTCCACCTGCTCGGCTCTCACGTCGAATTAAAAGCCGATGCTTCTATCAACGCGGACGGACTGCTTGGTGGCGGCACCATTCTGGTCGGCGGCGATTACCAAGGGGCCAACGCCGACGTCCGCAATGCCGAGACGACCCTGATTGAAGCGGGAGCCGAACTCACCGCTGATGCAATCCTGAATGGCGACGGCGGCAAGATTGTCGTCTGGGCCGATGGCACTACCTACTACGCCGGTCACATTTCGGCTCGGGGTGGAAGTGCGTCGGGCGATGGTGGCTTTGCCGAAGTCTCCGGCAAAGGGCGACTGGGTTACTTCGGGACCGCCGACCTTGGTGCGGTGAATGGGCAAACGGGGGATCTTCTGCTCGATCCCGAGAACATCACGGTTGGAAATTTCGTTGGCGGTCTTGACCCGAACTTGTTCTTTGAGAATCCGAATGGTGGGACATCAACAGTTGACGTTGGTCTCATCAACTCGGCTGTCGCCAACGTAACGCTGCAGGCGACCAACAACATCTTCTTTAATCAAGCGATCAACATCACGGCCGCGGGCGTGGGGATCAGCGCTCAGGCGGGCAATAACATCTTTGTCGACGCGTCAATCGTCACCAATGGGGGTTCCGTCTTACTGGAAGCCGATAGCGCGGCTTCGCCGACCGGTGGCGACGACGGCAGCGGCGATCTCGTTGTTCGGGATTTCATCCAAAGCGGTGCCGGTAACATCACGCTGAGCGGCAACACGGTCCGGATTGACAGCGGAGTCGGGGTTTTTGCCGACACGGGCGATGTGACTGCCGACGGCAATACGATTATTCTCGGCGGAATCGGCAGTAGCTCGGGCACGACGACATTCCGCGATGGCGTCGTTTCCGGGGACGGAATCGTCATTGGTGATACCGTGATCGCAGCGGGTGGCACACTCACGGCCGGCAACAGCCTCGGTACACTGATTGTTAATGGTGATCTGACTTTCGAGTCCGATTCCACCTTCCTCGTGGAAATTGATGATCAGCAAGCAGTCGGGACCACTCCCGGCGCTGGCGGCACCCACGATCGAGTCTTTGTCAGTGTCGACGTCACGATTGATCCCAATGTTGTCTTCACCGTCGATTTCGAGCCGGGCGGCGATGCGGAAACGAATCTTAATGACGCTTATCACTTTCTGACCGCCAATTCGATCACGGGCGAGTTCGCCAATGCCCCGGAAAATGGCATCCTCACCGGCGACTTCTTCGCCGATGGCGACGTCGAGGCGGGTGAACGATCCGCCGTTGCGAGTTACACAAATGGCGATTTCGTCGTCACGATCAATCCGCCGCCGCCGCCGATCGTGGTCGATGCTTTGGGCGATGTGAGCGACGGTGATTTCTCCGCTGGAAATTTCACGCTCCGTGAAGCGATTGAACTCGCGGAGCTGGACAACAACCCCGTCACGATCCAGTTCGACCCCGCTTTGGTCGCGGCCGGCGATGCCACGATCTTCATCAATCAATTCGACACCGGTCTCGATCCCGGAGAAGCAGGCCGCACCGCCTTCCAGATCACCACCGACATCACCATTGAAGGCCCGAGTGGTGAGAACGGCATTGTCATCCAGCGGCAGGATGGCGCGGCGTTTCGC
- a CDS encoding SEC-C metal-binding domain-containing protein, with the protein MSKRRRGYPSEARVKRGVRVVHGEKLLEEKLGRNDLCPCGSGQRFKRCCLTKGRF; encoded by the coding sequence ATGAGCAAACGCCGACGCGGTTATCCGTCTGAGGCCCGCGTGAAACGGGGCGTCCGCGTCGTCCACGGCGAGAAATTGCTGGAAGAAAAGCTCGGCCGCAACGACCTATGTCCGTGCGGATCGGGCCAGCGATTCAAGAGGTGCTGCCTCACCAAAGGCCGTTTTTGA
- a CDS encoding cupin domain-containing protein: MRNLFDDLPHDLPEELTDVLAEGERVRIERIVSTGQASPENFWYDQPQAEWVVLLAGSATLRLEGEPQPLTLQPGDHLLLPAGRRHRVERTSPDEPTVWLCVFFDESARTTE; the protein is encoded by the coding sequence ATGCGCAATCTATTCGACGATCTGCCACACGATCTGCCGGAGGAACTCACAGACGTTCTCGCGGAGGGAGAACGCGTGAGGATTGAACGCATCGTCTCGACGGGGCAGGCGAGCCCGGAGAACTTTTGGTACGACCAACCGCAGGCGGAATGGGTCGTACTACTGGCGGGGTCGGCAACACTGCGGTTGGAAGGCGAGCCGCAGCCGCTGACACTTCAGCCGGGCGATCACCTGCTTCTGCCCGCCGGGCGGCGGCATCGTGTCGAGCGCACATCGCCGGACGAACCGACGGTCTGGTTGTGCGTGTTCTTCGACGAGTCTGCCCGCACTACGGAATGA